From a region of the Triticum aestivum cultivar Chinese Spring chromosome 7D, IWGSC CS RefSeq v2.1, whole genome shotgun sequence genome:
- the LOC123165219 gene encoding cilia- and flagella-associated protein 99 has protein sequence MCEGISHSHAGMPHFQLAGERDPLMGIMEYRNDSEFKVRLRGSNGRGDEPRRAKLRTPAKAAPAQRRGLQRQQHLCMGRNSPWARVGSSSPPLAGGSRAPARLHQRPAVDQHLVSTSGRQQSTTWARGGREEPLAWERSAGVEGRWRSRGGGGGVPGRRWRAGGRAAEAEVECRGGGGGGRR, from the exons ATGTGTGAGGGCATCAGTCACTCTCATGCCGGCATGCCGCACTTTCAGCTAGCAG GTGAAAGAGACCCTCTTATGGGAATAATGGAGTACAGAAATGATAGTGAGTTCAAAGTAAGGCTGAG AGGGAGTAATGGGCGAGGAGATGAACCTAGGAGAGCAAAATTGAGAACTCCAGCTAAAGCAGCTCCTGCCCAGCGGCGAGGACTTCAGCGGCAGCAGCACCTGTGCATGGGGAGGAACAGCCCTTGGGCGCGCGTAGGCAGCAGCTCGCCTCCACTAGCGGGCGGCAGCAGAGCACCAGCTCGCCTCCACCAGCGGCCGGCAGTAGATCAGCACCTCGTCTCCACCAGCGGGCGGCAGCAGAGCACCACCTGGGCGCGCGGGGGCCGGGAGGAGCCCCTGGCGTGGGAGAGGAGCGCGGGGGTGGAGGGCAGGTGGCGGAgccgcggaggcggaggtggagtgccGGGGCGGAGGTGGAGGGCGGGTGGCAGAgccgcggaggcggaggtggagtgccggggcggaggcggaggtggaagacGCTGA
- the LOC123165218 gene encoding uncharacterized protein, which yields MDLPDLNYTPPAEDEDEMDEDVRDEMDEDVGDAIVQGVEQAVQKRDILDDKKRYAAYVAMHTLCMSRGGKFKRDDKKNIADFFGVGVWNIQRIWKKAMEQIAEGLDVDVSGQRKGNCGRKPKDINLEQIPTIPLNRRSTIRSLAWQLGCSPTTLHRKFMLKLIKRHTNCLKPALNEKNKKDRMKFCLSMLDETTTQTERPKFKTMHNIIHIDEKWFYMTKRKRNYYLLYGEEEPTRTLQNGSCIGKVMFLTAIARPRWDNEGNVTFSGKLGIWPFVKEVPAQRRSDNRPRGTLETKSIKVNRQVMREFMIENLLPAIQASWPENDAGQTIYIQQDNAKPHILPNDPEFLAAVERTGLDIRLIQQPANSPDLNGLDLGFFSSLQSLTDCLSPRTLQDLIKGVLDEFENYDVYKLNRVFLSLQACMIEILNHAGGNGYKIPHANKERLENFGMLPPRLTCPQEVYANALHNLGIMERVAC from the exons ATGGATCTCCCAGACCTCAACTACACCCCACCTGCAGAAGATGAAGATGAAATGGACGAAGATGTAAGAGATGAGATGGACGAAGATGTAGGAGATGCAATTGTTCAAG GTGTTGAGCAAGCAGTTCAGAAAAGGGATATCCTAGATGACAAGAAAAGATATGCTGCTTATGTTGCAATGCATACATTGTGCATGAGTAGAGGGGGAAAGTTTAAGAGAGATGACAAGAAAAATATTGCTGATTTCTTTGGAGTGGGTGTCTGGAATAtacaaaggatttggaagaaagcGATGGAGCAAATTGCTGAAGGTCTAGACGTAGATGTTTCAGGTCAGAGGAAAGGAAATTGTGGAAGAAAGCCGAAAGACATCAATCTAGAGCAAATCCCTACCATCCCACTAAACAGGAGGTCTACTATCAGGTCACTTGCCTGGCAACTCGGGTGCAGCCCTACGACACTCCACCGGAAGTTCATGCTCAAGTTGATAAAGAGGCATACAAATTGTTTGAAGCCAGCTCTAAATGAAAAGAACAAGAAGGATAGAATGAAATTTTGCTTGTCAATGCTCGATGAGACAACAACACAAACTGAAAGGCCAAAATTCAAGACCATGCACAACATTATTCATATCGATGAGAAATGGTTCTATATGACCAAGAGAAAAAGGAACTATTATCTGTTGTATGGGGAGGAAGAGCCTACAAGAACTCTGCAAAACGGCAGTTGTATTGGAAAGGTTATGTTCTTGACAGCGATTGCTAGGCCGAGGTGGGATAATGAAGGAAATGTGACCTTCTCTGGAAAACTTGGAATTTGGCCGTTTGTGAAAGAAGTTCCGGCTCAAAGGAGAAGCGACAACAGGCCCAGAGGAACATTGGAGACAAAGTCAATAAAAGTCAACAGGCAAGTAATGAGAGAGTTCATGATAGAGAACCTGCTGCCAGCAATACAAGCATCTTGGCCTGAGAATGATGCTGGGCAAACCATCTATATACAGCAAGACAACGCTAAGCCTCATATCTTGCCTAATGACCCAGAATTTTTAGCAGCCGTGGAAAGAACTGGACTCGATATCAGACTAATCCAACAACCTGCCAATAGCCCTGATCTGAATGGCCTTGACCTTGGGTTCTTCAGCTCGTTGCAATCTCTAACAGATTGTTTAAGCCCTAGAACGCTTCAGGATCTTATCAAGGGTGTGCTAGATGAATTTGAAAACTATGATGTTTACAAGCTGAACAGAGTTTTCCTATCTCTACAAGCTTGCATGATTGAAATCTTGAACCATGCAGGGGGCAATGGGTATAAAATACCCCATGCAAACAAGGAAAGGCTAGAGAACTTTGGGATGCTACCTCCAAGACTTACATGCCCTCAAGAGGTATATGCAAATGCCCTGCACAATCTTGGGATAATGGAGAGAGTTGCTTGTTGA
- the LOC123168146 gene encoding signal recognition particle receptor subunit beta, with translation MDEWVRQAEAWAGQAERWIRQQPPEQIYVAVAVIAVTILVLLAASCLKSSKSNTIVLSGLSGSGKTILFYQLRDGSSHQGTVTSMDPNNDTFVLHSELERKGKVKPVHVVDVPGHARLKPKLDEFLPRAAGVVFVVDAQDFLSSMQAAAEYLYDILTKATVVKKRIPVLIFCNKTDKVTAHSKEFIKKQLEKEVNKLRESRNAISSADITDEVELGVPGEAFNFSQCQNKVTVAEGAGLTGNVSAVEQFIREHVRA, from the exons ATGGATGAGTGGGTTCGCCAGGCCGAGGCGTGGGCGGGCCAGGCCGAGCGCTGGATCCGCCAGCAGCCCCCGGAGCAGATTTACGTCGCCGTCGCCGTGATTGCCGTCACAATTCTGGTGCTCCTCGCAG CTTCTTGTCTGAAATCATCGAAATCAAATACCATTGTGCTATCCGGGCTAAGTGGAAGTGGTAAAACTATTCTTTTCTACCAG CTTCGTGATGGGTCATCTCATCAAGGAACTGTGACATCGATGGATCCTAACAATGATACGTTTGTGCTACATTCAGAGCTTGAAAGG AAAGGCAAAGTTAAACCTGTCCATGTTGTTGATGTTCCTGGTCATGCAAGGCTGAAACCCAAGCTGGATGAATTCCTGCCTCGGGCAGCTGGAGTTGTTTTTGTTGTTGATGCTCAGGATTTCTTGTCTAGCATGCAAGCTGCTGCAGA GTACTTATATGACATTTTGACGAAGGCTACTGTGGTGAAGAAAAGGATTCCTGTTCTTATATTCTGCAATAAAACAGACAAAGTTACCGCTCACTCGAAGGAGTTCATCAAGAAGCAGCTGGAAAAAGAAGT GAACAAGCTTCGGGAATCGAGGAATGCCATATCATCTGCTGACATCACTGATGAAGTTGAGCTTGGTGTCCCTGGAGAGGCATTCAACTTCAGTCAATGCCAGAACAAGGTGACAGTTGCTGAAGGCGCTGGTCTCACCGGTAATGTTTCAGCAGTCGAGCAATTCATCCGCGAGCACGTCAGGGCTTAG